In Stigmatopora nigra isolate UIUO_SnigA chromosome 2, RoL_Snig_1.1, whole genome shotgun sequence, a single window of DNA contains:
- the LOC144193262 gene encoding 2-oxoadipate dehydrogenase complex component E1-like, with protein sequence MSATLLLKNYAKKMPLDVLRRATVCCYHTQRGVYGYRPKQSRGHDNLLNDSIASLNQDHGLARLVEAYRAHGHKLAKINPLLPQKPVMDSVPEISMLTGTLNGQLNTSGLRHLGKVEASVEEVQAYLEKAYCGHLSVETTQLSSSEEREWMADRFEELKTTTFSPDERRALAKLMLESQEFDHFLATKFSTVKRYGGEGAESVMGFFHELFLQSAQSGVTDIVIGMPHRGRLNLLTGLLKFPPELMFRKMRGLSEFPDTSPSIGDVLSHLTSSVELDLGSGTPLHVTMLPNPSHLEAINPVAQGKTRARQQLRKEGDYSPDEDAQPGDQVVCLQVHGDGSFPGQGIVPETLTLSNLPHYRVGGSIHLIVNNQVGYTTPSERGRSSLYCSDVGKMVNCAVIHVNGDDAEEVVRATRLAVEYQRRFRKDVILDLICYRQWGHNELDEPFFTNPAMYKVIRSRTSVPDSYSDQLISEGLMTEAECSRIKTEYYAFLNDKLANMTVYSPPPTNLQGRWGDLVEPQARVTSWDTGVPVPLLQFVGAKSVDISEHIQLHSHLVKTHAQARLQKLEEGTKLDWSTAEALAFGSLLCQGFNIRISGQDVGRGTFSQRHAMVVCQDTNDMFIPLNHISPEQTGLLEVCNSPLSEEAVLGFEYGMSIAQPKLLPIWEAQFGDFFNGAQIIFDTFISGGEAKWLLQCGMVILLPHGYDGAGPEHSSCRMERFLQMCDSKEEGVDSDTVNMSVVNPTTSAQYFHLLRRQMIRNFRKPLIVVGPKMLLRFSGAASSLAEMAPGTSFKSVLGDTSVSPEKVQRVVLCSGKHYYALLKQRDAAGMQDSALIRLEELCPFPLAALQAELNKYTNAKEFIWSQEEPQNMGPWSFVAPRFEKQLACKLRLVSRPALPAPAVGIGTLHHQQQEALLTATFS encoded by the exons ATGTCGGCGACTCTATTACTGAAAAACTATGCGAAAAAGATGCCGCTTGACGTGCTTCGCCGGGCCACTGTCTGCTGTTACCACACACAGAGAGGCGTCTACGGATACCGTCCAAAACAGTCTCGCGGGCATGACAACTTGCTGAATGACTCCATCGCGAGTTTGAATCAAG ATCACGGCCTGGCACGTTTGGTGGAGGCATACCGAGCACATGGACACAAATTGGCCAAGATTAACCCACTGCTTCCACAAAAGCCCGTGATGGACAGCGTTCCTGAAATCAGCATGCTTACAGGCACCCTGAATGGACAGCTCAACACTTCAG GCCTACGTCACCTGGGCAAGGTTGAGGCCTCAGTTGAGGAGGTCCAGGCATACCTAGAGAAGGCCTACTGTGGGCACTTGTCAGTGGAGACCACTCAGCTGAGTAGCAGTGAAGAAAGGGAATGGATGGCTGACCGCTTTGAGGAGCTCAAGACTACAACCTTCTCTCCAGATGAAAGAAGGGCGCTAGCAAAGCTCATGCTGGAGTCTCAG gAATTTGACCACTTCTTGGCAACCAAATTTTCCACGGTGAAACGTTATGGTGGAGAAGGAGCGGAGAGCGTGATGGGCTTCTTCCACGAGCTTTTCCTCCAGTCGGCCCAAAGCGGTGTCACTGATATCGTCATCGGCATGCCGCACCGGGGACGACTTAACCTTCTCACGGGATTGCTAAAGTTCCCACCAGAG CTGATGTTCCGTAAAATGCGTGGCCTCAGCGAGTTTCCCGACACGTCGCCCTCCATTGGGGACGTGCTGTCCCACTTGACGTCCTCGGTGGAGTTGGACTTGGGTTCGGGGACCCCGCTTCACGTCACTATGCTGCCCAACCCTTCGCATCTGGAAGCTATCAATCCCGTAGCTCAGGGCAAGACGCGGGCCAGGCAGCAGCTCAGGAAAGAGGGCGACTATTCGCCCGACGAGGACGCCCAGCCAGGGGACCAAGTCGTCTGTTTACAG GTCCATGGCGACGGCTCTTTTCCCGGTCAGGGGATCGTTCCAGAAACATTGACCCTCTCCAACCTTCCTCACTACAGAGTAGGCGGAAGCATCCACCTGATAGTTAACAACCAAGTGGGATATACCACGCCATCCGAGCGAGGGAGATCTTCTTTATACTGCAGCGATGTTG GTAAAATGGTGAATTGCGCCGTGATCCACGTGAATGGCGACGACGCGGAAGAGGTGGTGCGGGCCACTCGACTTGCTGTTGAGTATCAGCGGCGCTTTAGGAAAGACGTCATTCTGGACCTTATCTGCTACCGCCAGTGGGGACACAATGAATTAGATGAGCCTTTTTTCACCAACCCGGCCATGTACAAGGTCATCCG GTCCCGAACGAGTGTCCCGGACTCCTACTCGGACCAACTCATCTCCGAGGGCTTGATGACGGAGGCCGAGTGCAGCCGGATCAAAACGGAGTACTATGCCTTCCTCAACGACAAGCTGGCCAATATGACTGTGTACAGCCCCCCACCCACCAACCTGCAGGGCCGCTGGGGGGATCTGGTGGAACCTCAGGCCCGAGTCACCTCCTGGGACACGGGCGTCCCCGTCCCACTCCTGCAGTTCGTCGGAGCCAAGTCTGTGGACATATCGGAGCACATCCAGTTGCATAGCCATCTAGTCAAGACTCACGCACAG GCTCGACTACAAAAGCTTGAAGAAGGCACCAAACTGGACTGGTCCACGGCGGAGGCCTTGGCTTTTGGTTCCCTCCTTTGTCAAG GCTTTAACATTCGCATCAGTGGGCAGGATGTGGGGCGTGGCACTTTCAGCCAGCGGCATGCCATGGTTGTCTGCCAGGACACTAATGACATGTTCATTCCTCTCAATCACATCAGCCCTGAGCAGACAGGGCTCCTCGAG GTGTGTAACAGCCCGCTGTCGGAGGAAGCGGTCTTGGGATTCGAGTACGGCATGAGCATCGCTCAGCCGAAGCTCTTGCCCATCTGGGAGGCTCAGTTTGGAGATTTCTTCAACGGTGCTCAGATCATCTTTGACACGTTCATCTCTGGAG GTGAGGCCAAATGGCTGCTCCAGTGCGGGATGGTCATCCTGTTGCCTCATGGCTACGACGGAGCTGGACCTGAACACTCCTCCTGTCGCATGGAGCGCTTTTTGCAG ATGTGTGACAGTAAGGAAGAGGGCGTGGACAGTGACACGGTCAACATGTCCGTTGTCAACCCGACCACCTCGGCTCAATACTTCCACCTGCTCAGGCGCCAGATGATCCGAAATTTCCGCAAACCTCTCATTGTGGTCGGACCCAAGATGTTGCTTCGATTTTCC ggggcTGCATCCAGCTTGGCAGAAATGGCACCAGGAACATCTTTCAAGTCCGTGTTGGGGGATACATCGGTCTCACCTGAAAA AGTCCAGCGAGTGGTGCTGTGCTCAGGGAAGCACTACTACGCTCTGCTGAAGCAGAGGGATGCTGCAGGCATGCAGGACTCGGCGCTGATCCGCTTGGAGGAGCTGTGTCCTTTCCCGCTGGCTGCTCTCCAGGCAGAACTTAATAAGTATACGAACGCTAAAG AGTTTATCTGGAGCCAGGAGGAACCTCAGAACATGGGCCCCTGGTCCTTTGTGGCGCCCAGGTTTGAGAAGCAGCTGGCGTGCAAG CTACGCCTAGTGAGCCGACCTGCTCTGCCGGCCCCCGCTGTTGGGATTGGCACCCTTCATCATCAGCAGCAAGAGGCCCTTCTCACTGCCACATTctcctaa